From the genome of Gracilimonas sp., one region includes:
- a CDS encoding Rne/Rng family ribonuclease, translating into MKNQIIIHSSGNQTRIALLENSELAQLFIETEENQRTVGNIYVARVHKVLSGIRAAFIDMGTPKDAFLHFSDAGDHLDEYITKLNGQNAIPGHAKKDIENKDNLSNVEKQILAGKMLRTGQKLLVQIVKEPIGSKGPRISTDITIAGRFLVLIPMGDYIAVSKKIGHYKERRRLKGILNNMVPDGFGVIVRTVAQGQDKEALEDDLRNVLKKWEQIVDKLEDAKPPSLLYRDLNMTESLIRDLFAKNYDRVLIDDPEMYRQIKSYVGQIAPQMVPNVELYKGKEHIFDFMKIAHDVNSIFSPRVRMKSGGYLIFEQTEAMYVVDVNSGPYAAKKKQEDNSLKTNLEAAREVAKQLRLRDIGGIIVVDFIDLRDDKNRKKIYDELKKEFVKDPAKTNVIGMSDFGLVQITRQRIRPSVVNSVSKVCPVCGGSGNVVTQDTILTDLETWLSKFKHNTSYRAVDLYVNPFLKSVLTKGLMSTHWKWMAKYRIKISLIGDETVSMNEFRATLVGSDIDITDIVMRDESIEEVLDREGELIELESGKGDKENLDISKKERSNSSRSSGRNDNSNGRDNSKYYKSSN; encoded by the coding sequence ATGAAGAATCAAATTATTATACACTCTTCGGGCAATCAGACCCGTATTGCGCTTTTAGAAAACAGCGAGTTAGCGCAGCTATTCATCGAAACGGAAGAAAACCAGCGTACGGTTGGTAATATTTATGTAGCACGCGTCCACAAAGTGCTGAGTGGTATCCGTGCCGCCTTTATAGATATGGGCACCCCTAAAGATGCTTTTTTGCACTTTTCGGATGCAGGCGATCATCTCGATGAATATATCACCAAGCTTAATGGCCAAAATGCAATTCCCGGCCACGCCAAGAAAGACATTGAGAATAAAGACAATCTCTCGAATGTCGAAAAACAAATTTTAGCCGGTAAAATGCTCCGAACCGGACAAAAGCTTTTGGTACAGATTGTTAAGGAACCGATTGGCTCTAAAGGACCCCGAATTTCTACCGATATTACCATTGCCGGTCGTTTCCTCGTACTTATTCCAATGGGTGATTACATCGCGGTATCGAAAAAAATCGGCCATTACAAAGAACGACGACGCCTGAAAGGCATTCTCAACAACATGGTTCCCGATGGTTTTGGCGTGATTGTACGAACCGTTGCCCAGGGTCAGGATAAAGAAGCTCTTGAAGATGACCTTCGAAATGTGTTGAAGAAGTGGGAGCAGATTGTTGACAAGCTTGAAGATGCCAAGCCCCCTTCCCTGCTCTATCGTGACCTGAATATGACGGAGAGCCTGATCCGTGATCTGTTCGCCAAAAACTACGACCGGGTTTTGATTGATGATCCTGAAATGTATCGTCAGATTAAATCCTACGTAGGTCAGATTGCTCCTCAAATGGTTCCCAATGTGGAATTGTATAAAGGCAAAGAGCACATCTTCGACTTCATGAAGATTGCCCACGATGTGAATTCCATTTTCAGCCCGCGTGTGAGAATGAAATCGGGCGGTTACCTGATCTTTGAGCAGACCGAGGCCATGTATGTGGTGGATGTGAATTCCGGCCCATACGCTGCTAAAAAGAAACAAGAGGACAATTCCCTTAAAACCAATCTTGAAGCTGCCAGAGAGGTTGCTAAGCAGCTCAGGCTTAGAGATATCGGTGGTATTATCGTTGTTGACTTCATTGACCTGCGGGATGACAAAAACCGTAAGAAAATCTATGATGAGCTAAAGAAGGAATTCGTTAAAGATCCTGCCAAAACCAATGTAATTGGGATGAGTGATTTTGGTCTGGTTCAGATTACACGGCAAAGAATTCGCCCAAGCGTTGTAAACTCGGTATCAAAAGTCTGCCCGGTTTGTGGCGGCTCCGGAAATGTAGTAACACAAGATACCATTCTCACCGACCTCGAAACCTGGTTGAGTAAGTTCAAGCACAACACCAGCTATCGTGCTGTTGATCTGTATGTAAATCCATTCCTGAAGTCGGTTCTGACAAAAGGTCTGATGAGTACACACTGGAAATGGATGGCCAAATACCGCATCAAGATTTCTTTGATTGGTGATGAAACGGTTTCTATGAATGAATTCCGTGCCACCCTCGTAGGCTCAGACATTGATATTACTGATATCGTAATGAGAGATGAATCGATTGAGGAAGTGCTTGATCGTGAAGGCGAACTCATTGAGCTTGAGAGCGGTAAAGGAGATAAAGAGAACCTGGATATCTCTAAAAAAGAGAGAAGCAACTCAAGCAGATCGTCAGGCCGTAATGACAATTCGAACGGAAGAGACAATTCTAAGTACTATAAGTCTTCTAACTAA
- a CDS encoding DUF3109 family protein: MFKVKNTILSDDIATAQFACDLPRCKGACCVVGDAGAPVAKEEIPALHKAYDKLKGELRKEAVEVAERDGVVIGTQKTGYEISTIESEDCIFVKYDENEVAYCAIQQAYFEGRLGWEKPISCHLFPVRLKKIAGFDYANYEYVPKLCSAACERGKDENIYLAEFLEKPLVRRYGEKWFSSFIEACKEIRQKEKHAT; this comes from the coding sequence ATGTTCAAAGTAAAAAATACTATTCTTTCAGACGATATAGCTACAGCACAATTTGCATGTGATTTACCTCGATGCAAAGGGGCGTGCTGTGTTGTAGGTGATGCCGGAGCGCCCGTAGCCAAGGAGGAAATCCCTGCCTTACATAAGGCTTATGATAAACTAAAAGGCGAGCTGAGAAAAGAAGCTGTAGAAGTTGCTGAAAGGGATGGGGTCGTCATAGGCACACAAAAAACCGGCTATGAGATATCAACTATTGAAAGTGAAGATTGCATTTTTGTGAAGTATGATGAGAACGAAGTGGCTTATTGTGCTATTCAACAAGCTTATTTTGAGGGCAGATTGGGTTGGGAAAAGCCCATCAGTTGTCATCTGTTTCCGGTTCGCCTCAAAAAAATAGCTGGTTTTGATTATGCTAATTACGAGTATGTGCCGAAACTATGCTCAGCTGCATGCGAAAGAGGTAAAGATGAGAATATATATTTGGCAGAATTTCTTGAAAAACCTTTAGTTCGACGATATGGAGAAAAGTGGTTTTCGAGTTTTATAGAAGCTTGTAAAGAGATTCGCCAAAAGGAAAAGCATGCTACGTAA
- the murA gene encoding UDP-N-acetylglucosamine 1-carboxyvinyltransferase — protein MDKFIIEGGTPLKGTIPISGSKNAALPLMAASLLGNSTSTIHNIPRLKDIYTFNNVIRVVGAQVDFKEEENTLIIDPSNINHLEAPYDLVRKMRASFYMLGALVGKHGYAKVSMPGGCAWGPRPVDLHLKGMEAMGIKIELDKGYVIAKADNKIEGGSFRLEPSSVGATVNLLLASVLKARKFTIHNAAKEPDVVQLCNFLVKMGADIEGIGSDTLTIKAVDSLEGIEVSNDPDRIELGTFMIAGAMFPGSELTLTGCNPDQLGGFTDKLRKTGTSVEVDGTTIHVKAPDKLKPVSIKTEIYPGFPTDLQAQWATMMTQAEGDSKVTDTVYFDRFSYVPELTRLGAEMDVEKNTVHISGKTLLKGASVMSTDLRASVSLVLAAMVAENHTEVLRIYHLDRGYESLEDKLSAVGASIKRVDEN, from the coding sequence TTGGATAAATTTATTATTGAAGGCGGTACCCCATTAAAAGGAACCATTCCCATCAGCGGATCAAAAAATGCCGCATTACCACTCATGGCCGCCTCATTGCTTGGAAACTCAACATCGACTATTCACAATATCCCCCGCCTGAAAGATATTTATACTTTCAATAATGTGATTCGTGTTGTAGGTGCTCAGGTAGATTTTAAGGAAGAAGAAAATACGCTTATCATCGATCCATCCAATATAAACCATTTGGAAGCACCTTATGACCTGGTTCGCAAAATGCGGGCATCATTCTATATGCTTGGGGCTTTGGTTGGTAAACATGGATATGCAAAAGTATCTATGCCGGGAGGATGTGCCTGGGGGCCCCGACCCGTAGATTTACACCTGAAAGGGATGGAAGCTATGGGAATCAAGATTGAACTGGATAAGGGATATGTAATTGCCAAAGCCGATAATAAAATCGAAGGAGGTTCCTTTCGTCTTGAGCCAAGTTCGGTTGGAGCCACCGTTAATTTACTACTCGCTTCTGTGTTGAAGGCAAGAAAATTCACCATTCACAATGCAGCCAAAGAACCTGATGTTGTTCAGCTTTGTAATTTCCTGGTTAAGATGGGTGCTGATATTGAGGGAATTGGATCCGATACACTTACCATAAAAGCCGTTGATTCTTTAGAAGGAATAGAAGTTTCCAACGACCCGGATCGCATCGAACTCGGGACCTTTATGATAGCCGGAGCTATGTTCCCCGGTTCAGAACTTACCCTTACAGGCTGCAACCCGGATCAGCTTGGAGGATTCACCGACAAACTCCGGAAAACCGGTACCTCTGTAGAAGTGGATGGCACAACTATTCACGTTAAAGCCCCTGATAAACTGAAGCCCGTTTCCATAAAAACTGAAATTTACCCCGGCTTCCCTACCGACCTTCAGGCGCAGTGGGCAACCATGATGACCCAGGCAGAGGGCGACTCTAAAGTCACCGACACCGTTTACTTTGACCGTTTCAGCTATGTACCAGAACTCACCCGCTTAGGTGCTGAGATGGACGTAGAAAAAAATACGGTTCATATATCCGGGAAAACCCTTCTCAAGGGCGCTTCCGTTATGAGTACGGATCTGCGCGCTAGTGTGAGCCTTGTTCTTGCAGCGATGGTTGCCGAGAACCACACCGAAGTGCTCCGTATCTACCATCTCGATCGTGGGTATGAGTCACTGGAAGATAAGCTGAGTGCAGTTGGAGCAAGTATTAAACGGGTTGATGAGAATTGA
- the hslV gene encoding ATP-dependent protease subunit HslV codes for MSLSELHATTVVGVIHNGKAAIGSDGQATMDKTVMKSTVKKVRKLHEGKILAGFAGSTADAFTLFEKYEEKLNEYNGNMERAAVELAKEWRKDKFLQKLQALLVVMNNEKGLLISGQGDVIEPDDEVAAIGSGGSYALSAARAMKKHASELSAAEIVKESLHIAADIDIYTNHNITILEIED; via the coding sequence ATGAGTTTATCTGAACTACACGCAACTACGGTAGTCGGTGTTATCCATAATGGGAAAGCCGCTATCGGGAGTGACGGACAGGCTACCATGGATAAAACCGTGATGAAAAGCACCGTCAAGAAAGTACGCAAGCTGCACGAAGGCAAAATACTGGCCGGATTTGCCGGTTCTACCGCCGATGCTTTCACCCTTTTTGAGAAATATGAGGAAAAGCTGAACGAGTATAACGGCAACATGGAACGAGCCGCCGTTGAGCTTGCCAAAGAATGGCGAAAAGACAAGTTCCTGCAAAAGCTACAGGCTTTGTTGGTGGTAATGAACAACGAGAAAGGATTATTGATATCCGGTCAGGGTGATGTAATTGAACCCGATGATGAGGTAGCTGCCATTGGAAGCGGCGGATCATATGCCCTTTCAGCGGCCAGAGCGATGAAAAAACACGCTTCAGAATTATCGGCCGCCGAAATCGTTAAAGAGTCACTGCATATTGCAGCCGACATCGATATTTACACCAATCACAACATTACGATTTTAGAAATAGAAGATTGA
- a CDS encoding SPOR domain-containing protein produces MLKHWRFSISTILIIVFYLGLSSTNLKGQNNNAEDFEVYLDFRHRGIINSVVISYYKNDEFYLPISELFSLFDIDHSINGLIVDGKFGQSQIPYRINLNNNQIKFGEHVTELTADDYLVKEIDFYLRADIFYEAFALNFTIDFNNLVLNLETQRELPAVQQAIRSQRRQLANENRYQEQRYELRYDRQRPFLDGGFIDYNLSANVNSGVNVYNLNTNLGVQLYGGDLQGSVFGSYSENFTNVATDNLRWRYMFRDKPWLTKLTIGQTTTDGFARNAYTGVRITNEPIEPRRLFDEFVVQGNTIPQSEVELYMNNALIDFQQSDELGNYRFLTPITYGSSQLDLKIYGPTGQIIERSDRIQIPFTFQPEGVFNYSINAGRLDNPIFGETSQDFTAQGNGAYGITDWLTAKTGVEYYQGYHDALPTFTSSLSSRIASNYILTVEAATDAYYRGYINVIYPNSASLNIDYTDFTNGFSIYNPSNDDKRLVASVFYPFNFWGLPFNVRASTFSRIRPTTNNTTIRFDANSRIGKLNLRVGYSDRFVGDIDLFNPTNTAYLETSATYNISRNRNLPSYLRGVFLRAQMRYQPTLDKFDSAEFLISQNVFDQGRLQLSLGRNFAGEYNTLRFSLVVDLDKARSSTTFSNIRGNNNFTQNIRGSVGYDTNYNNFIFTSRDQVGRSGTAIQLFVDNNNNGSFDDGDDPIRGNAVRVQRSGAISQSKNGVLYYTQMQPYFYYNMEMNKGAIQNPMLIPEFEKFGLITDPNRFKKVEVPFYMSGVIEGIVRRQSLNGQKMGVAGLKVLLTQENGDFSKELRTFSDGSFYDYEVPPGEYVLEIDPSQLDLLGSKSIPEKIEFEVQAIPEGDFVEGLEILLVPKDYQANETSITAGSNIAQTANNGGGISLEYNIAVDSLSLNKCRYGVQLGAFSTFEAARKIVKNYSRDSNSYVVYNEPRKLYAVRTGLFQDLGRASQFTQNLTSNYPDAAVLNQCYETVATNYEPGGIRYDLQFAAFTNPYRADSYLADLKSKYQLDPHRYRDPESLLYKVRLGPFSSLRLAEQERRKILNSSSISDVYISKQELPASMINVDFEFILQLGEFETDRKAVLYAIRVEEEFELNSKILVDEREKIVLVVEDIYTDWEEVLSVRKEIMNNSTFKTPIIHLLEQKNDNQVTFSW; encoded by the coding sequence GTGCTTAAGCATTGGAGATTCTCAATATCAACTATATTAATTATTGTTTTTTACCTTGGGTTATCTTCAACAAACCTTAAGGGGCAAAACAATAATGCTGAAGATTTCGAGGTTTACCTGGATTTTAGACACCGGGGTATAATTAATTCAGTTGTTATCTCCTACTACAAAAATGATGAATTTTACCTTCCAATCTCTGAGCTATTTTCACTCTTTGATATCGACCATTCTATAAATGGGTTAATAGTAGATGGCAAATTTGGCCAATCTCAAATTCCTTATCGTATTAACCTTAATAATAATCAAATCAAGTTTGGGGAACACGTCACTGAACTTACTGCAGATGACTATCTCGTTAAAGAAATTGATTTCTATTTAAGAGCAGACATTTTTTATGAGGCATTTGCACTAAATTTCACTATTGACTTCAACAATCTAGTTCTAAATCTGGAAACTCAACGAGAACTCCCTGCTGTTCAGCAGGCAATTCGTTCACAAAGAAGACAGCTGGCGAATGAGAATCGCTATCAGGAACAGCGGTATGAGCTCAGATACGACCGACAACGTCCTTTTCTTGATGGCGGATTTATCGATTATAATTTGTCTGCCAATGTAAATTCCGGGGTTAACGTTTATAACCTAAATACAAACCTGGGTGTACAGCTTTACGGCGGAGATCTTCAGGGTTCAGTTTTTGGCAGCTATTCAGAAAACTTTACCAATGTTGCTACGGATAACTTGAGATGGCGGTATATGTTTCGTGATAAGCCCTGGCTTACCAAACTAACCATCGGGCAAACTACTACGGACGGGTTTGCCAGAAATGCTTATACAGGAGTCAGAATTACCAATGAACCGATTGAACCCCGACGCCTTTTTGATGAATTTGTTGTTCAGGGGAATACCATACCACAATCGGAAGTTGAACTGTATATGAACAATGCACTTATTGACTTTCAACAGTCTGACGAGTTAGGAAATTATCGCTTCCTCACTCCTATTACCTACGGGTCCTCTCAGCTTGACTTGAAGATATATGGACCAACCGGACAGATTATAGAACGATCGGACCGCATCCAGATTCCCTTTACATTCCAGCCTGAAGGAGTTTTTAATTATTCAATTAATGCTGGTCGGCTGGACAACCCCATTTTTGGTGAGACTTCCCAGGATTTCACAGCTCAGGGAAATGGAGCCTATGGTATCACGGATTGGCTGACAGCAAAAACGGGTGTGGAATACTATCAGGGTTATCATGATGCACTCCCTACTTTCACCTCAAGTTTATCTTCACGAATTGCTTCTAATTATATCCTGACAGTTGAAGCGGCAACTGATGCTTATTACAGAGGTTACATAAATGTTATTTATCCAAATTCAGCGAGTCTGAATATAGATTATACTGATTTTACCAACGGCTTTAGTATTTATAATCCTTCCAATGACGATAAAAGATTAGTTGCCAGTGTATTCTACCCATTTAATTTTTGGGGTTTGCCATTCAACGTCAGAGCATCCACTTTTTCCCGAATTCGTCCCACCACTAATAATACTACAATTCGATTTGATGCCAATTCCAGAATTGGAAAGTTAAATTTAAGGGTTGGTTATAGCGACCGCTTTGTTGGCGATATAGACCTGTTCAATCCTACAAATACCGCTTACTTAGAAACTTCAGCCACCTATAATATCTCCCGAAATAGAAACCTTCCCTCATATTTGAGAGGGGTATTTCTGAGAGCTCAAATGCGCTATCAGCCAACACTTGACAAATTTGATTCAGCAGAATTCCTTATATCTCAAAACGTATTCGATCAAGGGCGTCTGCAACTTTCTTTGGGACGTAACTTTGCCGGAGAGTATAACACCCTCCGCTTTAGTCTTGTTGTAGATCTCGATAAAGCCCGATCAAGTACCACATTCAGCAACATCAGGGGCAACAATAATTTCACTCAGAATATTCGCGGCTCTGTGGGTTACGATACGAACTATAACAATTTTATTTTTACCAGTCGTGATCAGGTAGGGAGATCTGGAACTGCAATACAGCTATTTGTGGACAATAATAACAATGGATCTTTCGATGACGGGGATGACCCCATTCGTGGTAATGCCGTTCGGGTTCAGCGCTCAGGAGCCATCAGTCAATCAAAAAACGGTGTTCTCTACTACACCCAAATGCAGCCCTATTTTTATTATAACATGGAGATGAATAAGGGAGCTATACAGAACCCAATGCTAATCCCAGAATTTGAAAAGTTTGGTTTGATTACTGATCCCAACCGTTTCAAAAAAGTAGAGGTCCCTTTTTACATGTCTGGAGTTATTGAAGGAATAGTTCGAAGGCAGTCATTGAATGGTCAGAAAATGGGAGTTGCAGGTTTAAAAGTACTTCTAACTCAAGAAAACGGAGATTTTAGTAAAGAACTTAGAACATTCTCTGATGGCAGTTTTTATGATTATGAGGTTCCCCCGGGTGAATATGTACTTGAAATTGATCCTTCACAGTTAGACCTGCTTGGTTCAAAATCAATCCCCGAAAAAATTGAATTTGAAGTTCAAGCCATTCCGGAAGGTGACTTCGTAGAAGGACTGGAAATTCTGTTGGTTCCGAAAGACTATCAGGCAAATGAAACTTCCATCACAGCAGGATCAAATATAGCCCAAACTGCTAATAATGGCGGGGGTATTTCACTGGAATACAACATTGCAGTAGATAGCCTTAGCTTGAATAAATGTCGGTATGGAGTTCAGCTGGGTGCTTTTTCAACCTTTGAAGCGGCACGAAAAATTGTGAAAAACTATAGCAGAGATTCAAACTCATATGTTGTCTATAATGAGCCACGAAAGCTATATGCGGTTCGAACAGGGCTTTTTCAGGACCTTGGCAGAGCTTCTCAATTTACGCAGAACCTGACTTCTAATTACCCCGACGCAGCCGTACTAAATCAATGCTATGAAACAGTTGCCACCAACTACGAGCCGGGTGGTATTAGATATGATCTTCAATTTGCTGCTTTCACAAACCCTTACCGTGCAGATTCTTATTTAGCTGATTTGAAATCAAAATATCAACTAGATCCGCATAGATACCGGGACCCTGAATCATTGTTATATAAAGTTCGGCTTGGCCCCTTTTCATCACTTCGATTAGCCGAGCAGGAACGGCGAAAAATTCTTAATTCCTCTTCCATTTCAGATGTCTATATCTCAAAGCAGGAGTTACCTGCTTCTATGATCAATGTTGATTTCGAATTTATCCTTCAGTTGGGTGAATTTGAAACGGACCGCAAAGCTGTTTTATATGCCATCCGAGTTGAAGAAGAATTTGAACTTAATTCGAAGATACTGGTGGATGAGCGTGAAAAAATTGTATTGGTTGTAGAAGATATTTATACCGATTGGGAGGAAGTACTATCCGTTCGAAAAGAAATTATGAACAACAGTACTTTTAAAACTCCGATTATACATCTCCTGGAACAAAAAAATGACAATCAGGTTACCTTTAGCTGGTAA
- a CDS encoding acetyl-CoA carboxylase biotin carboxyl carrier protein subunit, which produces MKFQATIGENSHDVELSPKDGSFKSGNSEGNYTFEFVNGRHILRTGTKTYNIDNVSYEGSAIEFSMNGIWHSVEVKDEQELLLDRLGFKTAAAAGEGILNAPMPGKILEIMVSEGDEVEKDQPLVILEAMKMENELKAPISGTIASISAEVGQSLEKNSPILEIETIG; this is translated from the coding sequence ATGAAATTCCAGGCAACCATAGGCGAAAACAGCCACGATGTAGAACTTTCTCCTAAAGATGGATCTTTTAAATCGGGCAATAGCGAAGGTAATTACACTTTTGAGTTTGTGAACGGGCGCCACATTCTGCGCACGGGAACAAAAACCTACAACATTGATAATGTAAGTTATGAAGGTTCAGCTATTGAGTTTTCTATGAATGGTATCTGGCATTCGGTAGAAGTTAAAGATGAACAAGAATTGTTACTCGACCGGCTCGGCTTTAAAACGGCAGCTGCTGCAGGTGAAGGAATCCTGAATGCCCCAATGCCGGGTAAAATTCTCGAAATAATGGTATCTGAAGGCGATGAAGTTGAAAAAGATCAGCCTCTTGTGATCCTGGAAGCCATGAAAATGGAGAACGAGCTCAAAGCTCCCATCAGCGGAACCATCGCGAGTATTTCGGCAGAAGTCGGACAATCACTAGAAAAAAATTCACCTATACTGGAGATCGAAACCATTGGATAA
- the rpoN gene encoding RNA polymerase factor sigma-54, which translates to MLRNQQNLSQKQQQSLQQKLSPQQLQYIKLLQLPTIALEQRIKEEMEANPVLEEINPGEAETVSLSEPEEAPKEEKEEALESLEEHEVDWDEYDSNTEYDGENYSTSYNPDIEEWKELPNPYHASFLEQLEEQVVFLNLSEEEELIADQILGSLDEDGYFRRELEAVVDNIAFNQGVLVDEDMVESVRKKIQQLDPIGIASRDLQDCLLVQLKDSEKDLPGLNLAIKIVEKAWKSFEKKHFSKLLQKFNIGREELQEAFEAIRQMDPRPGSVASDMEETQNYIEPDFEVYWKGIEDGENDRGEFVINLNQRNAPSLRISPEYKQMWEEIKAKKKKNTDAEAHSFMKSKIDSAQWFIESIRQRQNTLMNIMKTIVALQEDFFKFGEGLKPMILKDVAERIGMDISTVSRVVNGKYVQTYFGVYELKYFFNEGLETESGEEVSNREVKNILEKLIDNEDKQKPYSDQELTNMLNDKGYKVARRTVSKYREQLNQPVARMRKQVI; encoded by the coding sequence ATGCTACGTAATCAACAAAATTTAAGTCAAAAGCAGCAGCAAAGCTTACAGCAAAAGCTTTCTCCACAACAGTTGCAGTATATCAAACTGTTGCAGCTACCTACCATTGCCCTGGAGCAACGGATAAAGGAAGAGATGGAAGCCAATCCAGTGCTCGAAGAGATAAACCCGGGAGAAGCTGAAACGGTAAGCTTATCAGAGCCAGAAGAAGCTCCGAAGGAAGAAAAAGAAGAAGCCCTGGAAAGCCTGGAAGAACACGAGGTAGATTGGGACGAGTATGATTCTAATACTGAATATGACGGAGAAAACTACAGTACTTCCTATAATCCGGATATTGAAGAATGGAAGGAACTGCCCAATCCATATCACGCTTCCTTTTTAGAACAGCTGGAAGAGCAGGTTGTTTTTCTCAATCTATCAGAGGAAGAAGAATTGATCGCCGATCAGATTTTAGGCTCGCTTGATGAAGACGGATATTTCCGGCGTGAGCTGGAAGCGGTGGTCGATAATATTGCTTTTAATCAGGGAGTATTGGTTGATGAAGATATGGTGGAAAGCGTTCGCAAAAAGATACAGCAACTTGATCCTATTGGTATTGCATCCAGAGATTTACAGGATTGTTTATTAGTACAATTAAAAGACTCAGAAAAAGATTTACCCGGACTTAATCTGGCTATAAAAATTGTAGAAAAAGCCTGGAAATCTTTTGAAAAAAAGCATTTCTCCAAACTGTTGCAGAAGTTCAATATAGGCCGTGAAGAATTACAGGAAGCCTTTGAGGCGATTCGACAAATGGATCCCCGCCCGGGTTCAGTTGCAAGTGACATGGAAGAAACCCAGAATTATATTGAGCCGGATTTTGAGGTGTATTGGAAGGGGATTGAAGACGGCGAGAATGATCGCGGAGAATTCGTGATTAACCTGAATCAAAGAAATGCACCGTCTCTGCGAATATCTCCTGAGTACAAGCAAATGTGGGAGGAGATCAAAGCTAAAAAGAAAAAGAATACCGATGCTGAAGCTCACTCTTTCATGAAGAGTAAGATTGATTCGGCGCAGTGGTTTATAGAGTCTATTCGTCAGCGACAGAATACGCTGATGAACATTATGAAGACGATTGTGGCTTTGCAGGAAGACTTCTTCAAGTTTGGCGAAGGTTTAAAGCCTATGATCTTAAAAGATGTGGCAGAGCGAATTGGAATGGATATTTCGACGGTTTCCAGAGTTGTTAATGGAAAGTATGTACAAACATATTTCGGGGTTTATGAGCTCAAGTATTTCTTTAATGAAGGCTTGGAGACGGAGAGTGGGGAAGAGGTGTCAAACCGTGAAGTAAAAAATATCCTGGAGAAACTTATTGATAATGAGGACAAGCAAAAGCCATACAGCGATCAGGAGTTGACAAATATGTTAAATGACAAAGGGTATAAAGTAGCCCGGAGAACGGTAAGCAAATATCGGGAACAGCTGAATCAACCTGTTGCCCGGATGCGCAAGCAGGTGATCTAA